Proteins encoded within one genomic window of Chelatococcus sp. HY11:
- a CDS encoding class I adenylate-forming enzyme family protein, giving the protein MVMFSNLGAALSTHVPAEQAAIIDLGSAEPRSYSYAELDALISAYARGFVRRGIGPGERIAIVAANSVHFIAIAFGALRAGITVVPVNYKLPPSLVAFILEDSDARLVFCDGPREPLVPASYERIRMDDRGEGTALAQFRDPGPFTAVEPGPQDVAMIIYTSGSSGVPKGVIFSHRGHLWALDHRTSANSPVGQRTIVAAPLYHQNGLASSQATLGSGGTVILLPSFEVETFVRAIAAYGVEMITAVPTMIAMLARRTDLLQELDFSKVKLVRVSSAPATPELMADIRRIFTNAKVVNGFGTTEAGPIFFGPHPDGLPQPDMSVGYAHPAVELRLVEDGKVRPDKGVLQIRSRAVMMGYLNKPELSAKSMTDDGFYITGDIFERDADGFYFFVSRADDMFVCGGENVFPGDVEAMLMQLPAVAEVCVVPVPDAIKGQKPVAFVVPKRGESVSEDEVKAFALANGPAYQHPRRVFIVPELPLASTNKVDRRALTERALALTS; this is encoded by the coding sequence ATGGTGATGTTCAGCAATCTCGGCGCGGCCCTGTCGACCCATGTTCCGGCCGAACAGGCCGCGATCATCGATCTCGGGTCCGCTGAGCCGCGCAGCTACAGCTACGCGGAGCTCGATGCGCTGATATCAGCCTATGCACGCGGCTTTGTGCGGCGGGGCATCGGACCCGGCGAGCGCATCGCCATCGTCGCCGCCAACAGCGTGCATTTCATCGCCATCGCTTTCGGAGCGCTCCGGGCCGGCATCACGGTCGTACCGGTGAACTACAAGCTGCCGCCGTCTCTGGTGGCTTTCATCCTGGAGGATAGCGACGCCCGGCTGGTGTTCTGCGATGGGCCGCGCGAGCCGCTCGTCCCAGCCTCCTACGAGCGCATCCGCATGGACGATCGCGGGGAGGGGACGGCGCTTGCCCAATTCCGCGATCCCGGTCCTTTCACGGCTGTTGAACCTGGGCCGCAAGACGTCGCCATGATCATCTACACGTCCGGTTCCTCGGGTGTGCCGAAGGGGGTGATCTTCTCCCACCGGGGACATCTGTGGGCGCTCGATCACCGCACCAGCGCCAACAGCCCCGTCGGCCAGCGCACCATCGTCGCGGCACCGCTCTATCACCAGAACGGTCTTGCCTCGTCGCAGGCGACGCTCGGCAGCGGCGGCACGGTGATCCTGCTGCCGAGCTTCGAGGTGGAGACCTTCGTGCGGGCGATCGCCGCCTATGGCGTCGAGATGATCACGGCCGTGCCGACCATGATCGCGATGCTCGCCCGCCGCACGGACCTTCTCCAAGAGCTCGATTTTTCCAAGGTCAAGCTGGTGCGCGTCTCGTCCGCGCCGGCAACGCCGGAGCTGATGGCCGACATCAGGCGGATTTTCACCAATGCGAAGGTGGTCAACGGCTTCGGCACGACCGAGGCAGGCCCGATCTTCTTCGGCCCGCATCCCGATGGCCTGCCGCAGCCGGACATGTCGGTCGGTTATGCGCATCCGGCGGTGGAGCTGCGGCTCGTCGAGGACGGCAAGGTGCGGCCGGACAAGGGTGTCCTGCAGATCCGCAGCCGCGCCGTCATGATGGGCTATCTGAACAAGCCCGAACTCTCCGCGAAGTCGATGACCGATGACGGTTTCTACATCACCGGCGACATCTTCGAGCGCGACGCCGACGGCTTTTATTTCTTCGTGAGCCGCGCCGACGACATGTTCGTCTGCGGTGGCGAAAATGTCTTTCCCGGTGATGTCGAGGCCATGCTGATGCAATTGCCCGCTGTCGCCGAGGTCTGCGTCGTGCCGGTGCCTGACGCCATCAAGGGCCAGAAGCCGGTCGCCTTCGTCGTGCCGAAGCGCGGCGAAAGCGTGAGCGAGGACGAGGTGAAGGCTTTCGCCTTGGCCAACGGCCCCGCCTACCAGCATCCGCGGCGCGTTTTCATCGTGCCGGAACTCCCGCTCGCCTCGACCAATAAGGTCGACAGGCGGGCCCTGACCGAACGCGCGCTGGCGCTGACGTCATAA